The window ggggaaattgggaaaaatgggaaaaaaatggggggaaattgggaaaaaatgggggaaattgggaaaaaatgggaaaaaatgggggagaaaatgggaaaaaatggggggaaattgggaaaaaaatggggggaaattggggaaaaatggggggaaattgggaaaaaatggggggaaattgggaaaaaatggggaaaaatggggggaaattgggaaaaaaatgggggaaattggggaaaaaatgggaaaaaatgggggaaattgggaaaaaaatgggggaaattgggaaaaaatggggggaaattggggaaaaaggaaaaaaatgggggaatttggggaaaaatgggggaaattgggaagaaatgggggggaaaatggggaaaagccGGAAAACTggggggggaaattgggaaaaatggggggaaattgggaagaaatggggggaaaatggggaaaagctggaaaactggggggaaattgggaaaaatgggaggaaattgcaaaaaaatgggagaaattgggaaaattgtgaaaaaatgggggaaaattgggggaaatggggaaaaaattgggggaaattgcaaaaaaaatgggaaaaaattggggggaaattgggaaaaaatgggggaaattgggaaaaaaagggaaaaaaatgggggtaaattgggaaaaaatggggcGAAATGTGGGGAAAGCCAGAAAATTGGGGgaataatggggaaaaattgggaaaaatgaggaaaaagctggaaaaaagggagggaagtgagggaaaaacagggaaaattgggaaaaaaaagctggaaaaaagggtggaaatggggggaaaagcaggaaaaattgggggaaaaaagctggaaaaatgagaaaaaagcagaaaaaaagaggggaaatggggggaaagcaggaaaagtTGGGaagaaacaatggaaaaaaaggggaaaagtcagaaaaagggaaaaatgtctCCAAAAAGAGgtgaaaagctggaaaatggaGGAAAAGTCTGGAAATAGGGGAGGGAACCAGGAAAATGGGGGGAAccacaaaaaaagggaaaaaagtgggaaaagtctggaaaattgggggaaaaattggggaaaaatcagaaaaaatggaaaaaaaaaggttggaaatgggggaaaagtcagggggggaatgggaaaaaaagctggaaaaggggtgggaaaagccaggaaaagggggaaaaatggggaaaaaagggataaaaagtgaaaaaaaccccagaaaaaatgggaaaagggggaaggaggacaggaaaaaagtgggaatgaggcgggaaaaaggaaaggaaaaatgggaaaaggtcagaaaaaaggggaaaattccaggaaaaagcaaaaaaaaaggcaggacaAGAGcgtggaaaagcaggaaaattccATTTATTCCCTCGGGGGCTGACTCCAGGAATTGCAGAGcggggaattccgggaattccgggatcgttccagagggaaggagaattCCGGGAATTCCGGGCTCAttccagagggaaggagaattCCGGGAATTCCGGGCTCAttccagagggaaggagaattccaggaattccaggctcgttccagagggaaggagaattCCGGGCTCAttccagagggaaggagaattCCGGGAATTCCGGGCTCAttccagagggaaggagaattCCAGGACGTCCCCGCAGCGCAGCAGAGCCGCGCCCTGAACGCCCAGCGGGGTCCGCAGAGAATCCACctggaaaaaggggaaaaatcaggaaaaagggaaaattccggagaaaaagggggggaaatcaggaaaaagggggaaaattccagagaaaaaaagaggaaattccagagaaaaaggggggaaatcaggaaaaagggggaaaattccggagaaaaaggggggaaattccagagaaaaaggggggaaatcaggaaaaagggggggaaattccggagaaaaaaagggggaaaatcaggaaaaagggggaaaattccggagaaaaaaagggggaaaatcaggaaaaagggggaaaattccggagaaaaaggggggaaagtcagggaaaattggaaaaattccagaggaaaagtcagggaaaagtgggggaaatcaggaaaaagggggaaagtgggaaaagcccagaaaaataagaggggaaaaggaaggaaaaaggggggaaatcggaaaaaaaaaagtggaaaagataggaaaaaagtcgggaaaacaggaaaaaaagccagaaaaaagcaggaaaactgaGAATAAAgccagggaaaagggggggaactgggaataaagacaggaaaaatgaggaaaactgggaataaagccagaaaaaaaggaggaaaagtgggaataaagtcaggaaaaagagtaaaaaacaggaataaaaccaggaaaaccGGGAAAAGAGCcagaaaaaaggaggggaaaccggggaaaaaagccagaaaaaaaggaggaaaactgggaataaagccagaaaaaaaagggggaaaaaacgAGAAATAAAgccaggaaaactgggaaaagagccagaaaaaggaggaaaactgggagtaaagccaggaaaaaggaggaaaaccgGGAAtaaagccaggaaaaagggggggaaCACCAGAAATAAAgccaggaaaaccaggaaaagagccagaaaaaagagggaaaaaacgggaataaaaccagaacaaagGGGGAAAACCGGGAATAAAGtcgggaaaaaggaggaaaaaccgGGAATAAAgccaggaaaaaaggaggaaaaccggaataaagccagaaaaaaaggggaaaccCGGGAATAAAggcaggaaaactgggaaaaaaagccagaaaaaaggAGGAACACTGGGAATAAAGCCAGGAAAAGTGGAGGAAAACCGGGAATAAAGtcgggaaaaaggaggaaaaccgGGAATAAAGGCGGGACAAAGGGGGGAAAGGTGGACAAGGGCAGAAAAGCGGGAGTGACTGGAAAGCCCCGGACTGGACGTCGGCGGCGCCGAACTCGGCGAGCACGCGGAGCCCGTTCCAGAGGCGGAACCGCGCCCGTTTCCCCCGGGGCCCGGCCCAGGAGCCGCAGGAATCGCTCCCGGAGCGCGGCCCGGGCGCCCTGGAGCGCGGCGGAATCCCGGGAATTGTCCCGATCCCGGGAATTGTCCCGATCCCGGGAATTGGCCCCGGGCCGCCAGTCCCGGGAGAAGCCGCGGCTGCCGGAGCTGTCGGGGCCCCGCGGGAGGCGCAGGATTCCCACGGGAACCGGGATGGGATCGGCCATGGAGCGGCTGCAGAAGGGAAAACCGGGAAAACCGGGAAATGGGCcagggggggaaggggaaaacgaggaaaagggggaggaaaaagggaggaaaagacGGGTGAGCGTTCCAAGGGagtcccggtcccgatcccggGTGGGATTCCCGGTCCCGATCCCATTCCCggtcccgttcccattcccagtaccgatcccattcccagtcccattccagGGTGGGATTCCCagtcccgttcccattcccagtcccgATCCCGGGTGGGAttcccggtcccgatcccggCTGGAATTCCCggtcccgttcccattcccagtcccgCGTGCGATTCCCCGGTCGCGATCCAGATCCCGAGTGGGATTCCTGGTCCCGATCCCGTTCCCGTGTAGAATTCCCGGTCCCGATTCCATTTGGGTCTCCCCGGTGCAATTCCCGGTCCCGATCCCATTCCCGGTCCCGAGTGGGATTCCCCATCCCGATCCAGATCCCGAGCGAGATTCCCggtcccgttcccattcccggtCGTGATCCCAGGTGGAATTCTCGGTCCCGTTCCTGTTCCCGAGCGGGATTCCGGTCCCggtcccgttcccattcccggtCTCGATCCTGAGTGGGATTCCCAGTCCCGAGTGAGATTCCCGGTCCCGATCCCATTCCCGGTCCCGGGTGGaattcccgttcccgttcccggtCAGGGCGGACCGACCCGGGTCAGGAGGCTCCAGCCGGGATCGACCCCGGTTCCAGCCCGGTTCCCGGTCCCTGGTGGGATTGCCGGTCCCGGTCCCAATCCCGGGTGGGATTCCCGGTCCCTTTCCCAGTCCCGAGCGGGGTTTCTGCTCCCGGTCCCGTTCCCGGTGCCACGCACATCTCCTGATCCCGGTCCCGTACCCGAGTGGGGCTCCCGGTCCCGGTTCCGGTTCCAGTCCCGAGGGGGACTCTCTGTCCCGATCCGGATTCTGGTCCCGTTCCCGTTCACGATCCGGATCCTGGTCCCGTTCCCGATCCGGATCTTGGTCCCggtcccgttcccgttcccgatCCAGATCCTGGTCCCGttcccggtcccggtcccggtcccggtccggTCCCCACGCGGGTCCCCGGCCCAGCGCTCGCCGCCGCTCCGCCGATTCGCCACCCGCACCCCCGAGAcctccccagccccgctgccaccGGAGCCCCCTCACCGCTCTGCCCCCGCTCCCTTCCcccccctttccctctcccttttcccaaattcccccaaatttcccccaaaattcccccaaacgCCCCCAACCCCCTCCGTGCCGAATCTGCCGCTCCTCCCCCCGCCGCAGATTCGCCGCCGCAGATTCGCCACGAGCGcgggcccggccgcgccgcctcctccccccgccgccgccgtccCTTCCCCGCCACCCCCTCCCTTTTCCCGTTCCCCTCCCTCCGCGGCCCTCAGGGATTTTTCCCGGAGCCCCGATCGCGGCGGGATCCCCGCCCTGCCGAgcccggcgcggccgcggcgAAAGTGCGGCCGTTGCGGCCGTGGCGCGGGGCCGttgcgggcggcggcggctccgctcGGTGCCGCTGCCGgtgccgctgccgctgccgggGCCTCCCTCGCTGCGGGGCGGCCCCCGAGGCTCCGGGCGATGCCCCCCGGGCGGCCCCTGAAGCACCGAGAGCTCCGCCATGGACGAGGCCGAGCCCGCGGCGGGGGACGCGGCCCCCGGCGGCCGCCGAGGCCTCGCCGGGGGACGGGCGGGGGAGGCCCGGGGCCAAGCGGGTCACGTTCCCCTCGGACGAGGACATCGTGTCCGGGGCCGTGGAGCCCAAGGACCCCTGGAGACACGGTGAGGGGGCGGAGGGCACCGGGATCGACCCGGGTTCCAGCCCGGTTCACGGTCCCGGGTGGGATTCCCAGTCCCGGTCCCGGGTGGGATTCCCGGTCCCGGTTCCCTGTCCCGGGTGGGATTCCCGGTCCCGGGTCCCGGTTCCCTGTCCCGGGTGGGATtgccggtcccggtcccggtcccgatcccggGTGGGATtgccggtcccggtcccggttcCCTGTCCCGGGTGGGAttcccggtcccggtcccggttcCCTGTCCCGGGTGGGGATtgccggtcccggtcccggttcCCTGTCCCGGGTGGGATtgccggtcccggtcccggttcCCGGTCCCGGGTGGGAttcccggtcccggtcccggtcccggtcccgggtGGGATTCCCGGTCCCTTTCCCAGTCCTGAGTGGGGGTTTCTGCTCCCGGTCCCGTTCCCGGTGCCggggggggacaccgggaggggACGGCGGGGGACGGGGAAAGGcggctgggggaggagggagagagggagggggggAGCTTGGAAGCGGCCTGGGAACGGCTCCAGAATGGGCCAGAACAGCCTGAAAAGAGCCCGAAAATAGTCCCGGATAATGCCCAAAAAATAGCCCCGGGAATAGTCAGAATAATGCCCCAAAACTATCCcaaaaaagcctgaaaagagCCCGAAAATAGTCCCGGATAATGCCCAAAAATAGCCTGGGAATAGTCAGAATAATGCCCCAAAACTATCCCAAAAACATCCCGAAACCAACCCGAAAATAGTCCCGGATAATGCCCAAAAATAGCCTGGGAATAGTCAGAATAATGCCCCAAAACTATCCCAAAAACATCCCGAAACCAACCCGAAAATAGTCCCGGATAATGCCCAAAAATAGCCTGGGAATAGTCAGAATAATGCCCCAAAACTATCCCAAAAACAGCCTGAAAAGAGCACGAAAATAGTCCCGGATAATGCCCAAAAAACAACCTGAAACCAACCCAAATAAtatcccaaacccaccccaaaaaacaacccaaaaccaacccgAAAATAATCCCGGATAATACCCAAAAAATGGCCCGGGAACAGTCAGAATAATGCCCCAAAACTATCCCAAAAAACAGCCTGAAACCAACCCGAATAATGCCCCAAAAACTACCCCAAAAACAGCCCGAAACCAACCTGAAAATAGTCCCGGATAATGCCCAAAAAATAGCCTGAAAACAGTCCTAATAATACCCCAAAACTACCCCAAAAAAGTCTGAAAAGAGCCCGAAAATAGTCCCGGATAGtaccccaaacccacccaaaaaaccccTGAAACCAGCTCAAATAATACCCtaaattcaccccaaaaaaatgcctgaaaaaCGGCCTGAAAACAAACGAAATGCCCTCCAAAACCAGCCTGgaaacagccccaaaattccacaaataaccccaaacccagccctgaaAACAGcccccaaatcaccccaaaaacagcctgaaaacagcccccaaatcaccccaaaaacagccctgaaaacagccccaaaatccccccaaatcaccccaaaaccagcctggaaacagccccaaaattccacaaatcaccccaaaaaccagTCCtgaaaacagccccaaaattccacaaatcaccccaaaaaccagcctggaaacagccccaaaattccacaaatcaccccaaaaacagccccgaaaacagccccaaaaccagccctaaaaccccccaaaaccagcccaaaaaatgccccaaaagtgcccaaaaatgccctaaaaatgccccaaaaattccctaaaaatgCCCCAGAACAGGAATTTTGGATCCaaacaggaattttgggatccagACTGGATTTTTTAGGATCCTGacgggattttttttgggatccagacaagattttttttaggatcTAAACATGAAATTTTGGGATCCTGACAGGAATTTTTAGGATCTCAGTCAGATTTTTGGGATCCTGagaggaatttttgggatccGAGCAGGAATTTTGGGACCCTGacaggaatttttgggatccaaataggatttttttggtttccagacaggaattttgggatccaaacaggaatttttgggatccaAACAGGAATTTTTAGGTTCCAGACAGGAATTTTAGGACCCTGACAGGAATTTTTGGTTTCCAGACAAGATTTTTTAGGTTCCAGacaggaatttttgggatcccAAGTGGATTTTTCGGGAATT is drawn from Vidua macroura isolate BioBank_ID:100142 unplaced genomic scaffold, ASM2450914v1 whyUn_scaffold_281, whole genome shotgun sequence and contains these coding sequences:
- the GEMIN7 gene encoding LOW QUALITY PROTEIN: gem-associated protein 7 (The sequence of the model RefSeq protein was modified relative to this genomic sequence to represent the inferred CDS: deleted 1 base in 1 codon), which gives rise to MADPIPVPVGILRLPRGPDSSGSRGFSRDWRPGANSRDRDNSRDRDNSRDSAALQGARAALRERFLRLLGRARGKRARFRLWNGLRVLAEFGAADVQSGAFQVDSLRTPLGVQGAALLRCGDVLEFSFPLE